One Paenibacillus riograndensis SBR5 DNA segment encodes these proteins:
- a CDS encoding type 2 periplasmic-binding domain-containing protein, protein MVKTKKWLSSLVALALTVGLTACGGGGNNTGNTAKSANDTAAPSDGAKTVNADEPGWKSSTKPITFDWYLNYSWFADKWGVDKTTQYITKKTGVNINFIVPAGNENEKMNTMIASNNLPDFITLDWNSDAIDKMVQGGLVLPLNELADQYDPYFFKVADPDKLKWYTEKDGNVYGYPNQSSSPSNFKEYGDNFTSSNTFLVRKDIYEAIGKPDMRTPEGFLNALKAAKEKFPEVNGQPLIPFGTQEFTDIGNGSFGTNLMDFLAIPYEKDGKLYDRSTDPEYIRWLKTFREANDQGLIAKDIFIDKRPQMEEKIVQGRYFSMMFPRSDLQNQNITRYQQDPNSVYIAVDGPGNSKLDQPKLGGPSIAGWALTLISKKVKDKERAIDFLTYLISEEGNKDLFFGEKGVTYDTIDGKDQFLPEVLNMYNNDRSGFAKTYGASYTFWMMMDPALNLKWAPASVEPIKQPEDWTRGKVADNSVYANLDPAVSSPEGIALGKINTQWGKTLPKLILSKSEAEFDAAWNEFQQYRKDHDLDKIQAFQQAAFEQNAAKLKK, encoded by the coding sequence ATGGTTAAAACGAAAAAATGGCTCTCATCACTAGTAGCACTGGCACTTACGGTCGGCCTGACCGCTTGTGGAGGCGGCGGGAACAACACCGGCAATACAGCGAAATCCGCCAATGATACGGCAGCACCTTCCGACGGTGCAAAGACGGTCAACGCTGACGAGCCGGGCTGGAAGAGCTCAACGAAACCGATTACATTCGATTGGTATCTCAACTACTCCTGGTTTGCCGACAAATGGGGCGTTGACAAGACTACCCAGTACATCACCAAAAAAACCGGTGTTAATATTAACTTTATCGTTCCGGCCGGGAATGAAAATGAAAAGATGAATACGATGATCGCCTCCAATAATCTGCCCGACTTTATTACGTTGGATTGGAACTCCGATGCGATTGATAAAATGGTTCAAGGCGGCTTGGTGCTGCCGTTGAATGAGCTTGCGGATCAATACGATCCTTATTTCTTCAAAGTTGCCGATCCGGACAAGTTGAAATGGTACACGGAGAAGGACGGAAATGTATATGGCTATCCGAACCAGTCCAGTTCTCCATCCAATTTCAAGGAGTATGGCGATAACTTCACCTCCTCCAACACATTCCTTGTACGCAAGGATATTTATGAAGCTATTGGCAAACCGGATATGAGAACACCGGAAGGCTTTCTGAATGCCCTTAAGGCCGCCAAAGAGAAATTCCCGGAAGTAAACGGCCAGCCACTCATTCCATTCGGGACGCAAGAATTTACGGATATTGGAAATGGCTCGTTCGGAACGAATCTGATGGACTTCCTGGCCATTCCGTATGAAAAAGACGGCAAGCTGTACGATCGCTCTACCGATCCGGAATACATCCGCTGGCTGAAAACGTTCCGTGAGGCCAATGATCAGGGGTTGATCGCGAAGGATATCTTCATTGACAAGCGTCCGCAAATGGAAGAGAAGATCGTGCAAGGCCGTTATTTTTCGATGATGTTCCCGCGTTCCGATCTGCAGAACCAGAATATTACCCGTTATCAGCAGGATCCGAATTCGGTGTATATTGCCGTTGACGGGCCGGGAAACTCCAAGCTGGATCAGCCGAAGCTGGGCGGACCGTCCATTGCGGGCTGGGCGCTGACTCTAATTTCCAAGAAAGTGAAGGACAAGGAAAGAGCGATCGACTTCTTGACGTATCTCATCAGTGAAGAAGGCAACAAGGATTTGTTCTTTGGTGAGAAGGGCGTTACTTATGATACGATTGACGGGAAGGATCAATTTTTGCCGGAAGTCCTCAACATGTATAACAATGACCGTTCCGGCTTCGCCAAAACATACGGTGCTTCCTATACGTTCTGGATGATGATGGATCCTGCACTCAATCTGAAGTGGGCTCCTGCATCGGTGGAACCGATTAAGCAACCGGAGGACTGGACCCGCGGAAAAGTGGCTGACAATTCCGTATATGCGAATCTGGATCCGGCAGTATCTTCTCCGGAAGGGATTGCACTCGGAAAGATTAACACCCAGTGGGGCAAAACACTCCCTAAGCTCATTCTGTCCAAGTCAGAAGCCGAATTCGATGCAGCATGGAACGAATTCCAGCAATACCGCAAGGATCATGATTTGGATAAAATCCAAGCCTTCCAGCAGGCTGCGTTTGAACAAAACGCTGCCAAGCTCAAGAAATAA
- a CDS encoding carbohydrate ABC transporter permease, whose product MFRLQRRTGTEMAFDIFNNLLMLLVCFATLYPVWYVLVNSFNEGMDAMLGNIYWWPRVFSLDNYRAVFNNNGIMMAMGVTVAKTVVGTLIHVFFTAMVAYALCSQELIGRKVYMIMGTITLFFGGGLIPTYLLIRDLGLLDNFWVYILPAAFSFYDLIIFMSFFREIPKGLEEAAKIDGANELKIFFRVIIPISMPVVATIALFHGVYQWNDYFAGVIYINNSSLQPIQTYLYRVVAESSSNQMVSAMAGTIQKSVTSQSVKLATMVITTVPIVIVYPFLQKYFVKGMMIGSIKG is encoded by the coding sequence ATGTTCCGGCTACAACGAAGAACTGGCACTGAAATGGCGTTCGATATATTCAATAACCTGCTAATGCTGCTTGTCTGCTTCGCCACTCTGTATCCCGTATGGTATGTACTGGTCAATTCCTTCAATGAGGGGATGGATGCCATGCTGGGCAATATTTACTGGTGGCCCAGGGTATTCAGTCTCGACAACTACAGGGCGGTTTTTAACAATAATGGTATTATGATGGCCATGGGGGTCACAGTGGCCAAAACCGTGGTTGGTACTCTCATTCACGTTTTCTTCACTGCCATGGTTGCCTATGCCTTGTGCAGTCAAGAACTGATCGGGCGCAAGGTGTACATGATAATGGGGACGATTACGCTTTTCTTTGGAGGCGGTCTCATTCCAACCTATCTGCTGATCCGTGATCTTGGGTTGCTGGACAATTTCTGGGTATACATCTTGCCGGCTGCTTTCAGCTTCTACGATCTGATTATTTTCATGTCCTTTTTCCGGGAAATTCCTAAAGGGCTGGAGGAAGCGGCCAAGATTGACGGAGCGAATGAGCTTAAAATTTTCTTCCGGGTTATCATTCCCATATCGATGCCGGTTGTCGCCACGATTGCCCTGTTTCATGGGGTTTATCAATGGAATGATTATTTTGCCGGCGTGATTTATATCAACAATTCCAGTCTGCAGCCGATTCAGACCTACTTGTACAGGGTTGTTGCGGAATCCAGTTCCAACCAGATGGTGTCAGCGATGGCTGGCACGATTCAAAAGTCGGTCACCTCCCAGTCGGTTAAGCTGGCGACCATGGTGATTACGACCGTTCCGATCGTCATCGTATATCCGTTCCTGCAGAAGTACTTTGTCAAGGGAATGATGATTGGTTCGATCAAGGGCTAA
- a CDS encoding ABC transporter permease — MKAGVEAAADPGINQKKWGILRRMYRQRYLQIMALLGVAWMIVFNYFPMYGIVIAFKNYDIIGSIGSAPWAGLEHFREFFEDENLGYVVKNTLGISALRLLIGFPLPILFAILLNEMRSVRFKKSVQTISYLPYFLSWVILGGILTTWLADVGIINHLLMKLHLIHEPVNFLAEPKHFWGIAVISSIWKELGWSAIIYLAAISGISPELYEAAKIDGAGRFQRIKSITLPSIAGTVSILFILAVSGILNSNFDQIMVLRNSLNESASSVIDIYIYQTGLQNARFSYSTAVGLVKSVIALLLLLISNSVTKRINNTSLF; from the coding sequence ATGAAGGCTGGAGTGGAGGCCGCAGCGGACCCCGGAATAAACCAGAAAAAATGGGGAATCCTGCGCAGAATGTACAGACAACGTTATTTGCAGATCATGGCCTTGCTTGGCGTGGCCTGGATGATCGTATTCAACTATTTTCCCATGTACGGAATTGTCATCGCTTTCAAAAATTATGACATCATCGGTTCGATAGGCAGCGCCCCCTGGGCGGGACTGGAGCATTTTCGAGAGTTCTTTGAAGATGAGAATTTGGGATATGTGGTCAAGAACACACTGGGTATCAGCGCGCTGCGTCTTTTGATCGGGTTTCCTTTACCGATTCTGTTTGCCATTCTGCTTAATGAGATGCGATCCGTCCGCTTCAAAAAAAGCGTTCAGACCATTTCATATTTGCCGTATTTTTTATCCTGGGTCATTCTTGGCGGAATTCTAACGACTTGGTTGGCGGATGTAGGCATTATAAATCACTTGCTAATGAAGCTGCATCTTATTCATGAACCGGTCAACTTCCTCGCCGAGCCAAAGCATTTCTGGGGCATCGCCGTAATTTCGAGTATTTGGAAGGAGCTCGGCTGGTCGGCGATTATCTATCTTGCGGCTATCTCGGGAATCTCACCAGAGTTGTATGAAGCAGCCAAGATTGACGGGGCAGGACGTTTTCAGCGCATCAAAAGTATTACGCTTCCATCCATCGCCGGAACGGTATCCATTCTGTTCATTCTGGCAGTCAGCGGAATACTGAATTCCAACTTTGATCAGATCATGGTCCTTCGCAATTCACTCAATGAAAGTGCGAGTAGTGTCATTGATATTTATATTTATCAGACTGGTCTGCAAAATGCCCGTTTCTCTTACTCTACAGCGGTAGGTTTGGTTAAGTCGGTCATTGCGCTTTTACTGCTGCTGATAAGCAACAGCGTCACAAAGCGGATCAACAATACGTCGCTGTTCTAA
- a CDS encoding polysaccharide lyase family 8 super-sandwich domain-containing protein — translation MISSIWLYSPASASTSGTADASQEIAEMKLMKNRIVDFYVSKDIINDGTNGRVEWTFKSQAGTYLSSQNANGSWGDVDYASTTSSANGRAWSPYLALDRMQSMAQAFADPKGPYYHNETLLGGIQKGLDYWFTVKPTSTNWWETGIGKQLRLGKIALLCEGYLTAAQVSNIIGTLDSSPHTVDGANSSWYNQNYMIRGLLLEDVQNVRNAVEAFNVLSNVTTTVTGIQSDMSFFMHGKTNYTTGYGRSFARDMSFWAYITSDTAFSYSEAAIDSLSSYLLDGTRYLVRGDVADLGMGMNGPDWPDYASAALTFYEDPLQWMQVANPKRAGEFKSFLDNIRSFGTSTSNGLDANNITQWQTLVSSHMRNDYGITVKMSSKTVKGGEWRTINPSGYNLLYWTPQGATAIQRTGDEYRPVYPLMDWAHVPGTTAPYVLTKDGNFNNPKTFVGGVTNERYGATAFDFNKLSTSGKKGYFFFDDEMVALGAGIASTNAAPVHTTLNQSLAVGDVLVDGEVIADGTKQANGRWAYNDKVGYVFPNPTDFQVKRETKTGQWSDVITGSSTEPITKPIFSIWLDHGVKPADASYQYIVLPNKTPEEVGSYASENPIRILSNTPSVQAVRHNSLGIAELLFYQPGTVTVRDGLTVTVDNPSMVIIDESVTPARISVANPETPGITVNVTLNRDGEKTTTTYRLGKDTFTGRSMTLNEGAASDDSGFDLAYSKGATASSSQGKQFASNATDLYRSSYWSSNASDKEWIYVDLQDQYTINKVRLNWEKAYGKSYKIQVSDDAVTWTDVYTTSMGDGGIDDISFGKVSARFVRMLGVQQGTGDGYSLAEFNVYEALAPNLAEGKPVMASSAKAADVPPGNAVDGSLTTRWGSNYADPQWIYVDLGSSQPIAKVMLHWESAYGKEYQIQVSDNTADWTTVYSTATGDGDIDDISFEPVNARYVRMYGTKRATTYGYSLWEFKVYGTENVQKVPARIELQATPSSVTAQGKVSVTGVVYDGGDLPVPGVEVEIAAASGSIETAKAVTDTNGRFSTVFTAPSAAGDVTIAVVLPASPSVTGTVTVSVNPVVQVPARIELQATPSSVTSGGKVSVTGAVYDSDDLPVSGVGVEIAAASGSVNDSIAVTDANGRFSTVFTAPSAAGEVTITAALTANPSVRGTTAVYVDGVVQVPARIELQETPSAVTVGDNVSVTGVVYDSGDLPVPGVEVEIAASSGSIKTAKVVTDANGRFSTVFTAPSAAGEVTITAALTASPAVTDTITVSVIKAIQVPVLIELQATPSAVTVGDDVSIGGIVYDGDNLPVSGVEVAVAASSGSIQTAKAVTDANGRFSTVLTAPSAAGEVTITAVLTANPSVTGKINVSVNERSNGGSGESGGNSGGGAPVTPPVTPNVPKDDPKDGPVTPAVPVPGHVFADIGGHWAEANILEAEKKGIITGYTDGSFRPDRTVTRAEFAVMLAKALKLQNEEAVLSFKDADRIGQWARTAVARAVSLGLIQGDKNSNFRPDAPMTRSEMAVMLARALNLVPDARSAGFADDRDIPAWAVGAAAEMKKLGIMQGKGNNSFFPKSAATRGETVTVLLRMLEAKDQE, via the coding sequence ATGATATCGTCCATATGGCTATATTCGCCTGCATCGGCGAGCACTTCCGGGACGGCGGATGCTTCGCAAGAGATCGCTGAGATGAAATTGATGAAAAACCGGATTGTTGATTTTTACGTCTCCAAAGATATCATAAACGACGGAACGAACGGCCGGGTCGAATGGACCTTCAAATCACAGGCCGGCACTTACTTATCCAGTCAAAACGCTAATGGAAGCTGGGGGGATGTAGATTACGCGAGTACTACCTCCAGCGCCAATGGGAGAGCCTGGTCGCCTTACCTTGCATTAGACCGGATGCAATCGATGGCCCAGGCGTTTGCTGACCCGAAAGGTCCATACTATCATAATGAAACCCTGTTAGGGGGGATTCAAAAGGGGCTGGACTATTGGTTTACGGTAAAGCCGACTTCAACCAACTGGTGGGAGACCGGAATCGGCAAACAATTAAGATTGGGAAAAATCGCGCTTTTATGTGAAGGCTATTTAACTGCAGCGCAAGTTTCCAATATTATCGGCACGTTAGACAGCAGCCCGCACACTGTCGATGGGGCCAACTCGTCCTGGTACAACCAAAATTATATGATCCGCGGCTTATTGCTGGAGGATGTCCAGAACGTCCGGAACGCTGTGGAAGCGTTTAACGTGCTGTCGAATGTGACGACGACTGTGACGGGAATCCAGTCGGATATGTCCTTTTTCATGCATGGCAAAACGAATTATACGACGGGCTATGGAAGAAGCTTTGCCAGAGATATGTCATTCTGGGCGTACATTACCTCGGATACCGCTTTCTCTTACAGTGAGGCGGCGATTGATTCCTTATCGTCCTACCTGCTGGACGGCACCAGGTACCTCGTAAGAGGCGATGTTGCCGATCTGGGTATGGGGATGAATGGACCCGATTGGCCGGATTATGCGAGCGCGGCTTTGACCTTCTATGAAGATCCGCTGCAGTGGATGCAGGTGGCCAATCCGAAGCGGGCTGGGGAGTTTAAGAGTTTTCTTGACAATATCCGCAGCTTCGGCACGAGCACGAGCAACGGACTGGACGCCAACAACATAACGCAATGGCAGACGCTGGTCTCCTCCCATATGCGAAATGATTATGGAATTACGGTCAAGATGTCTTCCAAAACGGTCAAAGGCGGCGAATGGAGAACCATTAATCCCAGCGGATATAACCTGTTGTACTGGACGCCGCAGGGAGCCACTGCCATTCAGAGAACCGGCGACGAATACAGACCCGTTTACCCGCTGATGGACTGGGCTCATGTTCCTGGCACGACGGCCCCATATGTACTCACGAAGGATGGAAATTTCAACAATCCCAAAACGTTTGTAGGCGGCGTGACCAATGAGCGTTATGGAGCCACCGCGTTTGATTTTAACAAGCTGAGTACGAGCGGCAAAAAAGGCTACTTTTTTTTCGATGATGAGATGGTGGCGCTAGGCGCAGGCATCGCTTCGACGAATGCCGCACCGGTCCACACGACATTGAACCAAAGTCTGGCGGTAGGCGATGTGCTCGTAGACGGCGAGGTAATCGCGGACGGAACGAAGCAAGCTAACGGGCGCTGGGCCTATAATGATAAGGTCGGCTATGTTTTCCCGAATCCGACGGATTTTCAAGTGAAGCGGGAGACGAAGACCGGACAATGGAGCGACGTCATCACGGGAAGTTCAACGGAGCCGATCACGAAGCCGATTTTTTCGATTTGGCTCGATCATGGCGTGAAACCGGCAGACGCTTCCTATCAGTACATCGTATTGCCAAACAAAACCCCCGAAGAGGTCGGCAGCTACGCGAGCGAGAACCCGATCCGTATTCTTTCGAATACACCATCGGTTCAGGCTGTCCGGCATAATTCTCTTGGCATTGCGGAATTGCTGTTCTATCAGCCCGGGACGGTGACGGTAAGAGACGGCTTGACGGTCACCGTTGATAATCCGTCTATGGTGATCATTGACGAATCCGTGACACCTGCCCGTATCTCGGTCGCTAATCCCGAAACTCCGGGGATTACAGTGAACGTAACGCTGAACCGGGACGGAGAAAAGACCACGACAACCTATAGACTGGGCAAGGATACGTTTACCGGCCGAAGCATGACCCTAAACGAGGGTGCCGCTAGTGACGACAGCGGGTTCGATCTCGCTTACAGTAAAGGCGCGACCGCTTCCTCCAGCCAAGGCAAGCAATTTGCCTCGAATGCTACGGATCTATACAGAAGTTCCTATTGGAGTTCGAACGCTTCAGACAAAGAATGGATTTATGTTGATCTGCAGGATCAATATACGATCAATAAAGTTAGGCTAAATTGGGAGAAGGCGTACGGGAAAAGCTATAAAATTCAAGTATCCGACGATGCTGTCACCTGGACGGACGTATATACAACTTCGATGGGGGACGGCGGAATTGACGACATTTCTTTCGGTAAGGTCAGTGCCAGGTTCGTCCGGATGCTTGGTGTACAGCAGGGGACCGGAGACGGCTACTCGCTCGCTGAATTTAACGTATATGAAGCGTTGGCACCCAATCTCGCCGAAGGCAAGCCGGTGATGGCGAGCTCAGCCAAAGCCGCCGACGTGCCGCCCGGGAATGCGGTCGATGGCTCATTGACGACCCGTTGGGGATCTAACTATGCCGATCCGCAGTGGATTTACGTCGATCTTGGCTCCAGCCAGCCCATCGCGAAGGTCATGCTGCATTGGGAAAGTGCCTATGGGAAGGAGTACCAAATCCAGGTTTCCGACAACACGGCGGACTGGACGACAGTCTACAGCACCGCAACCGGAGACGGCGACATCGACGATATCTCCTTCGAACCGGTGAATGCAAGATATGTTCGGATGTATGGCACGAAAAGAGCGACCACGTACGGCTACTCGCTCTGGGAATTTAAAGTGTATGGTACAGAGAACGTACAAAAGGTTCCCGCCCGGATCGAACTTCAAGCAACACCGTCTTCCGTGACGGCCCAAGGCAAAGTATCCGTGACGGGAGTCGTCTACGACGGCGGCGACCTTCCGGTCCCCGGTGTGGAGGTCGAAATCGCGGCTGCATCGGGCAGCATCGAAACTGCTAAAGCAGTAACGGACACGAACGGCCGGTTCAGCACGGTCTTTACGGCGCCGTCCGCAGCCGGAGACGTGACGATTGCGGTCGTCCTCCCTGCAAGTCCGTCCGTGACGGGTACGGTTACCGTGTCCGTGAACCCGGTCGTACAAGTGCCCGCTCGAATCGAACTTCAAGCAACGCCGTCTTCCGTGACATCCGGAGGTAAAGTGTCCGTGACGGGAGCTGTCTACGACAGTGACGATCTTCCGGTATCCGGCGTAGGGGTCGAGATCGCGGCTGCATCGGGGAGCGTCAATGACTCCATTGCGGTAACGGATGCGAACGGCCGGTTCAGCACGGTCTTTACAGCGCCGTCTGCTGCCGGAGAAGTGACGATTACGGCAGCCTTGACCGCGAATCCGTCCGTGAGAGGGACGACTGCCGTTTACGTAGATGGGGTCGTACAAGTGCCCGCCCGGATCGAACTTCAGGAGACACCGTCTGCCGTGACGGTCGGAGACAACGTGTCCGTGACGGGAGTCGTCTACGACAGCGGCGATCTACCGGTCCCGGGCGTGGAAGTCGAAATCGCGGCTTCGTCAGGTAGCATCAAAACTGCTAAAGTTGTAACGGACGCGAACGGCCGGTTCAGCACGGTCTTTACAGCGCCGTCTGCTGCCGGAGAAGTGACGATTACGGCAGCCTTGACCGCGAGTCCAGCCGTGACGGATACGATTACCGTTTCCGTAATTAAGGCCATACAAGTACCCGTTCTAATTGAACTTCAGGCGACGCCGTCTGCTGTGACGGTCGGAGACGACGTGTCCATTGGTGGAATCGTCTACGACGGCGACAATCTTCCGGTCTCCGGCGTGGAGGTCGCAGTCGCGGCTTCGTCGGGCAGCATCCAGACTGCTAAAGCAGTAACGGACGCGAATGGCCGGTTCAGCACGGTCTTGACGGCACCGTCCGCAGCCGGAGAAGTGACGATTACGGCCGTCTTGACTGCGAATCCGTCCGTTACAGGGAAAATAAACGTTTCCGTAAACGAGCGTTCAAACGGCGGAAGCGGGGAAAGCGGAGGCAATTCGGGAGGAGGAGCTCCCGTGACCCCGCCGGTAACACCTAATGTTCCGAAGGATGATCCAAAAGATGGTCCGGTAACGCCGGCCGTTCCGGTCCCCGGTCATGTCTTCGCGGATATTGGCGGTCATTGGGCCGAAGCCAATATCCTGGAAGCAGAAAAGAAGGGAATTATCACAGGTTATACGGACGGTTCGTTCCGGCCCGATCGCACGGTGACGCGCGCTGAATTCGCGGTGATGCTGGCAAAAGCGCTGAAGCTTCAGAACGAAGAAGCAGTCCTGTCCTTCAAGGACGCGGACCGGATCGGGCAGTGGGCCCGGACAGCCGTTGCGCGAGCCGTAAGCTTGGGGCTTATCCAGGGCGATAAGAACAGTAACTTCCGTCCAGATGCGCCTATGACGAGATCGGAAATGGCCGTAATGCTGGCGAGAGCATTAAACCTCGTACCCGATGCCCGTTCCGCCGGATTCGCGGATGACCGTGACATACCGGCCTGGGCTGTCGGAGCGGCAGCCGAGATGAAGAAGCTGGGGATCATGCAGGGTAAGGGCAACAACAGCTTCTTCCCGAAAAGTGCCGCGACGAGAGGGGAAACAGTCACGGTTCTGCTCAGGATGCTGGAAGCCAAGGATCAAGAATAA
- a CDS encoding sensor histidine kinase: MIPTTVFSGYILGVNYQNSITSIINKNEYFLNTEKANILNNMEAMELTSQLALSDREVLDYMLSNRDFTAEELINFNTHSFHNLQYIMYNNPNISNLRFFTSNKYAREIWPIIYNERRIAGENWANEFYAQPEAVWWTIYRGPEELRGSTEGERQDYLNFASLVREVKYPLDQHLALLQVNMRLDVFFSNIYGNLQEASTQLLAIDRNSHLYYNGTSSFYEKIAPEDIRSEFALHTQGSEGNFQFTHEGIPYLCLYTSIERLDSKLLSVVSLESSYNDMNKTRLAIGGATLMLVLILSLITYKLLSVILKRLHLLRDSMKKVRQGDFNVEIPQLGGDEVGELGNHIRQMLSKINELIAEAVNKQASSKEAELNSLKNQIDAHFLYNTLENLKMLAEIEGQLVISDTLTSLGAMLRYNLHWTTHYVRLYEEIQHIQNYIAVMNIRYGGKLELRLDVRQQYRQQEILKMSLQPIVENALKYGMNAPGLRKRGLMIVIHAYEQDDFMYIEIRDNGAGISAERLYNINLALQLDPAAAAMYAPPVNGDSAYDTSGSGIGLRNVHLRIQLHYGKTSGLWLESVEGEYTKVTIKVPYLILSGGLAE; this comes from the coding sequence TTGATCCCGACAACGGTGTTTTCCGGTTATATTCTCGGCGTCAACTACCAAAATAGCATCACGAGTATCATTAATAAAAACGAGTATTTTCTTAATACGGAAAAGGCCAATATTCTCAATAATATGGAGGCAATGGAGCTGACTTCGCAGCTCGCTCTGTCTGACCGGGAAGTGTTGGACTACATGCTCAGCAACCGGGATTTTACAGCCGAAGAGCTGATTAATTTTAACACCCATTCGTTCCATAACTTGCAATATATTATGTACAACAATCCTAACATCAGCAATTTGCGATTCTTTACAAGCAATAAGTATGCCCGCGAAATCTGGCCGATTATTTATAACGAGCGCCGCATCGCCGGGGAAAACTGGGCAAACGAATTTTATGCGCAGCCGGAGGCGGTATGGTGGACGATCTATCGGGGCCCCGAAGAACTGCGCGGCAGTACAGAAGGGGAACGTCAGGATTATTTGAACTTCGCCAGTCTGGTTCGGGAAGTCAAATACCCGCTCGATCAGCATTTAGCGCTTTTGCAGGTCAATATGCGGCTGGATGTATTTTTCTCGAATATTTACGGAAATCTGCAGGAGGCTTCCACACAGCTGCTTGCGATCGACCGTAATTCCCATCTGTATTATAACGGGACCTCCTCCTTTTACGAGAAAATAGCCCCGGAAGACATCAGAAGCGAGTTTGCGCTTCATACTCAGGGAAGTGAGGGGAATTTTCAGTTCACCCATGAGGGGATTCCGTATTTATGTCTCTATACCAGCATCGAAAGGCTGGATAGTAAGCTGCTGAGCGTCGTTTCGCTGGAATCGTCCTACAATGACATGAATAAAACCCGGCTGGCTATTGGCGGGGCTACACTAATGCTGGTGCTGATCCTCTCCCTGATTACGTATAAGCTGCTATCCGTGATTTTGAAACGGCTGCATCTATTGCGTGATTCAATGAAGAAGGTCCGCCAGGGTGACTTCAATGTTGAGATTCCTCAACTTGGCGGCGATGAAGTGGGCGAACTCGGCAATCACATCCGCCAAATGTTGAGCAAAATCAATGAGCTGATTGCGGAGGCTGTCAACAAGCAGGCCTCTTCAAAGGAGGCGGAGCTGAATTCCCTCAAGAATCAGATCGATGCGCATTTTTTGTACAATACGCTGGAAAATTTGAAAATGCTGGCGGAAATCGAGGGACAGCTTGTAATTTCGGATACGTTAACCTCCCTTGGGGCGATGCTGCGCTATAATTTGCACTGGACGACGCACTATGTGCGGTTATACGAAGAGATCCAGCATATTCAGAATTATATTGCGGTCATGAATATCCGTTACGGCGGCAAACTGGAGCTGCGCCTTGACGTTCGTCAGCAATACCGTCAGCAGGAAATCCTGAAGATGTCGCTGCAGCCGATTGTGGAAAATGCGCTCAAATACGGAATGAATGCCCCCGGATTGCGAAAACGCGGTTTAATGATCGTGATTCATGCCTACGAGCAGGATGACTTCATGTATATAGAGATCCGGGATAACGGGGCGGGAATCTCCGCCGAACGCCTGTATAACATCAATCTGGCTCTCCAGTTGGATCCCGCTGCTGCGGCTATGTACGCGCCCCCTGTCAACGGGGACTCTGCATATGACACTTCGGGAAGTGGCATCGGGCTGCGAAATGTTCATTTGCGTATCCAATTGCATTACGGGAAGACCAGCGGGTTATGGCTGGAGAGTGTCGAAGGGGAGTATACGAAGGTTACGATTAAAGTTCCTTATTTGATTCTTTCGGGAGGGCTGGCGGAATGA